The Branchiostoma floridae strain S238N-H82 chromosome 1, Bfl_VNyyK, whole genome shotgun sequence sequence GCCAGTACAAGTTTAAACCTGAGCCAAGCCAACCATCACATCCTGGGGAGCAGCTTGTGCCCTTGTCATAGTGCCTGGtagcacttacatgtatgtcagcaACATTCCTTATTGCTTTTTTATAGGGAGAGGTTGCCTCTCCCTGAACATGCTTGATACAcacctcaaacatgggaccctCAAGTGAACTGAGGTGACCCCCAGTTACAAACTAAATATGGAGGTGAACTGTGAGGCTGCCACCAGTTGAGCCACATGGACATTCCACAGATGAGATTAGTACTTACTCAATAAAGTTCCTCATGGTTTCTCCACGAGGCTTGCAGGATATGTACACCAGTCTGTTCAGGGAGGGGCAGTTTCTTATTGCGCCGGTCACTTTAGGATCTACATGGTAGACAGGTGCTGTTAAAGTTGTTATCATGAAAGGAATGATGAATTTGTCAGTTCATACCTGGCTGTTACAAAAAATAACTTCTCATAACacatgtatgttgatgaaggttaaatatccaggtaataagataagcagGATAACAGTTGCAccagattttggaaatggtcatgaCTGGTATCACAATACTGTACAATCTTGCTCATGTAATAATAACAGTCATTTTGGGGGATGATGGTTGAGCTCTGCTTTCATGTTCATTccctttaaaggggcattccactccacacgggagtgttattttccgatagatattaattttaggaagtgataactgcatactacttcacattatacgataaagtacccagttgctccacatgcctcaaaagcattcagtcttctactaaactccccaagtaccctctaattgaattaatcctatggctgaatacaatgcaaaacttttaggtaaggttacaaaactaatttaaGGTTTGCTAAGAAATcttgtcttgttcttgtattctttgctatcttatgagcaatttgccttgtcggtgtgcttagcgtacctcatttttccgaaaatatgtacgataaacacagtgtctatgcgtatagagaatgcatgggtagggtctgcatgggtttattGAGTGTCATTATTATACACATCatgtaattcatcccaaggtgaattccacaaaattcggctgattatgtattcattgccacattatctagtggaaaacaagactcctttctggagtggaatgcccctttaacaacttgatatacatgtaataagaaaCTCTAGTAAAAACAACTACCTAGCTTTTGATAGGAATAGGAGTCCATCCTAGTGTGAGGTTGATCAGACCTTACAGTTTGCAGTCTGCAGTACACAGCTTATGTCTACTGTAttaactggtgtgttacaccttaAGACGGTTATGTGAAACAAAGACTCACTGAGGCCCTTCCTGGCCGGGTCCACCACAGCCACCACCTCGGGGGTGTTCTGCAGTTCTGGGACCAGATGGGGGAGGACGGTCTCTGCTTTACCGCAGATGAATTCTGCGTTTTCTACATCTGAGGGGGAcagaaacaacaataacagGAACATATTACATAGAGGACACTCCCCATAGGAAAGTTTCTGCTCGCATTACTAGCCAAGCACACCAGGTTACCCCGACTCTTCTTAAAAAGTGTTTTGGGTTATTTTATATACCAAGGTATGACACCTGAGGCTTACACCTGaacacgtcgatgaaggttagaagaacgctatttggcatatcttacaCCTGAAGTTCCATCAAAGAAAGATGGAGTTGATGGCTTTAAGTTACCATCTGATCATAAAATGAcaaatgcaatcccttacacTATGTCCAAGCTGGGAGCTCTCAAACTGGCTTACCCTTAATCTAGATACAAACAGACAAGTGGAAATTTTGAAGGTACTGAAAGTTGCTGGCATTGCTCGTGACTTTTGAAATCTTACAATTAAAGTCACTCACCATTTAATACAGCGTTAACGTTAGCATCCTCCACTGCCTGGGAGACCACCTCCACTCCTATTACTTTTTTCACAGAGTCGGCAAGGACTATGCCTATTGTGCCTGCAGGAAGAAGATACATGCACAGTAAGTATATGCACACAGTATTTAAAAACACAACCTTTTTAATGATGTTGATTGCAGACATGCCAGATCATGTAATATTAGAGTTTTATCGTACACAATCATGTTATTCAAGAGGTAGTCATTGCATGCCTTAGGTAGGAAAGAGACAGATTTTTGGCAGGTAAAATGTACGAACCTCCTGCACAGACCTTCTGGGGGGCCGAGGGTTTACAATGTGTGCTTTTTCTTGCCTTTGTCCTGTTTTCTAATTGCCCGCAAGTTCTGATATGCCCAATATTATTCAGCACACACAGGCAATGAaagaaaatggcacaaaaatggaaaaaatggTCATAGAAAAATACCAGCCAGTCTGAATTCAAAGCTCTGTACAGCTAGGCTGAAAATCACATGGTTGTGTACAACAGAACTGGTGTAGTCTACAAAGCAAAGCTGTTATGACCTGTCCCACAGCATATATCCAGCAGAGTAGTGTTGGCTGTCACACGAAGACAACCTGGACAGGCCGATTGGCNNNNNNNNNNNNNNNNNNNNNNNNNNNNNNNNNNNNNNNNNNNNNNNNNNNNNNNNNNNNNNNNNNNNNNNNNNNNNNNNNNNNNNNNNNNNNNNNNNNNNNNNNNNNNNNNNNNNNNNNNNNtgcctttcccaatggcacaagatcaGCAGCATTGCAGGATTCGAGCCAGAACCTCTAGCTTTTGGCTGCTGTAATGGAGTAGAAAAAAAGGACAGTACCCTTATACATGGTACCCTTATACATGCTTATGataattgaaagaaaatgcTGCACCTTGCTTGGAAGTACAGCGAGGTGATGTTGCAGACCTTGCCTGGTCCATTGATGAAGAACTCCACAATTTTGCTCTTCTCAGCCTCCATGTCTTCCTGCAAGAAATCACACAGCTTTTCAGCATTCCCTGAaaacctcaaaactgatgcaagcctgcaaataaaataaaaattgtgcAAATGGCTACTAGTAAACATTTATGCACGCCCCGctgtcatccatatacatgtaatcaaatcaacacgacCCTATGTGATCAAACACACATATTCTGTTCCTGACCTGTGAGAGCTGACCAGGGAAGAATGTGATGATGACCATCTTGTCCCCTGCCACGTTGGTCCTGACAGTGATGTCCCGCCAGTGTCCTCCCTCGTGGAACAGGATGCAGGCGGGCAGGGGGGAGGACCGGATGTACTGCTGATACACCTGCGACATGGGAACACGGGAGGTGGTCAGTTTGAATTTCAGCAGTGTCGCTCAACTAATACGCACACAAAAGGGCTGTGGTGAATCTGtatctactgtacatgttgtctgTCAAAGACAAGTGAAAAAGTAGCTCAAATGTTCACTGTCTTCATTTGAGCTAAACTCTTTCACTTTAACTCACTTAACTACTATCCTGGTTATCGTCTTTTGTTCACCATCTTGCAGGGGTTAGACCAGAAAATAATATAAATAAGGCTGCTCTGTGACCCTTCTAGTCTCACAGACAAAAATATCAGTATTAAGGATGTTTGGCAATGCTGAATTGTGTATAATGGGAACTACAGAttgaaacagacacacacagacttGCCAAAACAATACTTCACTTCCTTCAGGTGAATTTAGGATGATATTAGTCTGTTTGAGATCTGTCATAAAGAGGATCTGTCGTAGCCCCTACAAGGAAGTAGAACTAGCTTCTCAATTACAAGTAGTTCAATGATATTGACCTAGGGGCAAAATGATGACCTGAATGCATCTAACTACCATGGTTGCTGGCTTGCTCTGAAGTATGACAGACATTTAACTAAAACTAAATATCACAAGTTGTTACCTACCCTAGCCACCTGTAGATGTGCCTCAGGTATGTTGATGCACCTGTCTGCTGGCACACAGATGATGTTATaccctggggggggggggggggggagagttGTAACAATTTAGTATGTGGTAGAAATGGCAGTAATGTAGTTAAAATTTTAAGAGACTTTTGAAAGTTCTAAGTAAGTTGAGAAACTAAAGGGGTCCTGATAATGCTTTATGCTAAATTCAGCAAGTCATGCCATCTCCCTACAACTTATGGGGATGTCAAAGCTTTCTCTATAAATTATGGTATATAAAAATAGCTTGCTAAAAAGGGGCATGTCAGCtgccaatattttttttctaacaaacaATACAACAGAAGGTGCAAACTTGTACTTCAATAAAACTGGTAAAATACAAAGTATATAATAATGCACAACAAAATAGACACAACAAAATGCATGAGCAAGTGGCAATGTTGAGCAATTGTTCTATGAGGACTTTTCACACGTACGCCTCCCTCTGCCTGCAAACAGTCCCACTGTCTTCTCGTTCCCGTCCGGACCCTTGTTTATGGAGAAGCCAGACTTGTTTCTGTAACCTTCTGTGATGGGCTGAACCAGAAAATATTCACATGTAATAGTATTAAGTGTTACACAGTAATCgtcattgacacaacaaaagaacaGAGACTTTCGCAAGATCTGTACATAcatgctactctccaagcaaggctccggctgtttttttatcgtttttttagttgtttttatcgggctttctacaaatgtttgtcatggtatcttgtattgttgctgcttggagagtacatacatacaaacaagtgGATACAAATAGGGTAACAAATAGGTATATGAGaatatcaacatgttgagtttaacatatcatttacaCTACTGGCTCTATggtctaaacattctttgacaTACATACCTATTTGTAACAGTAAGGGTTATATCCTCCTAGCATGTAATCAAAATTAGCTGTAGGACGGGATGAATTGAATTCATTTTACAAAGCAGCAAGAAAGGTGAAAAGCTTCGTGCATCATACTGTGAACAATTGATGATAATCATAAAGTGAGGTTTGAAATTAAGAGAGAGACGGGAAAACACCCCATCACATACTCACTGAAGGTTTGGTATTGTCAAGTGGACAGCACATGCCGCTGTTCTCCTCGGCCTGCCTCATGACAGGCCAGTCAGGGGGACAAACTGCTGACAGCTTCCGGGCCAAGATCTTCAACACATGGGCTGCCTCGTGGTACTTCCACTGGAAGGTAGTTTGGGATTAGAATGAGAATTACTAGTATGATTTGTCTATGCCATAATTAAAACAAATTTTTAGGGACACAAGCCTCTTTCTGTTATGATGGACAAACATCTCTGGACAAAAAATTAGCTCCAGCTAGCAAGACGacaactgatgatgatgatgatgttctaATCCTTTTAAAATAGAAAAGTCTGGAGCTGCAAATCATAGGCAGTGGTACTTTTTACTTTTGGAGGTAAAAGAGACATAGCAATTATTGTCTTTAATCAATTTAGGTTTTGTACAGATACAATCATTGACAAAATGGCTGTAGACTATGAGGATAAAAGACATGGTCAATagtatttcatgattttttttttaaacaaagttGATGTTTACCTTTAACTGGGCCTCATATGACATTCCTGATCTCCACAGTGGTATAACCTGCTTCAGTAATCTGGAAGTTTAGGCAAGGAAAATCAAGTATCACTCTTCAGTGTAAAGGATAGGGTGTCTAAccatatctttaaaaaaaacaaatcagaagaaagaagaaaatactgGTACGTTGAATGGCAAAGAAAACCCTGTTACCTGTCCTGAATGCTTTCCTCATCTTTGAGAGTATTCTCTGTAACATTTTGTGGCTCCCCGGGTTTCAAAGAGCTCTCTAGCTTCCTGAAACTAAAGCAGATtagcaatacatgtatgaaaatgtaaaatttaacTTTATGAGACTATCGACAGGGTGCTCCTTTCAGTAATCCTTTTAGAGGGTCAgactttttaccggaaaacacagttaaacaccggaaaacaccggaaaacaccggaaaacaccggaaaacacatgaaggagtgtataatctactgaaatacagtatgttttgatgagtaaacattacaggtcgctatgttttgccacagaataatctacatatggccctggaatgaagaaatcgtcagaaaatgcatgagacgacgggccggaccgacgccacccggcggccatgtttgttttcattgcagaatacatgtttgtttagcggggtctgatactttcacaacaagacagctgatatctaccgaatttcagtgcaaaaatctgttatatattggcatagatataatatatatgaatctactcggattgtgataagaatctgttttctgtatttcttctagccgtcaacgttacataattttgcacacTGAGCAGCACGTCCTGAGTCCGCCAAATTACAAATAAAGCAGTGTCCTACGTGCTTTCAAGAGTGTATATTCATTCCACAGACACACATTTCCCTAAGTGGTTTCTCACTAGATGTGGCAATTATACCCAGTATatcgaagaaagaaaactattatATTGTCTGCTCAATTTCTCCGCGTAGTGTGTACGTTGGGTCCCTGCGTTGGGTCAACAATGGCGGGTTTTCCTACCCAAGCTATACCGTGATGCTCTAGCGGCCCGCCCCGACCCGGGCGGGACATACAATTTTTTTGGCGCGAAGTTCTATAATTTCGTGTTGAGGGGAGAGTGCTGATTCGCAAAATGATCGGGTCAGGTCCTAATATGCCGTGTCTGCATTTTTTTCGGCGTAAGAACCTGGTCCCGATATGCTGGAAATCGCGAACCTATAATCGCCAGTGCTCGTGGAAGGCCGCAAAGCCCTAAAGAAGTGAGTGTTTACAAACTGATCCGATTGTAAACAAAGGACCCACGCTGGCTGCATTATGCAGATTGGGGCCCCCGGTAATTGGCATCTCAATGggaaatgtgtaaaaaaagataGCCCGACAAATAAGTCAAACAAGAAAGCACTTACCGGTgcgtgaaaaaaaaactgattgtGGGGCGTGAGTGTGACGATGTGTTGGgtgataaaaaataataaatttatatttctcatgaGTGCAATTTCCTATTTATGCTGACGTTCTTGATGGATGACAAGCATTatcttatttgaaaaaaaaatgcatgttgCTGTTTCCTTGTTAAAAGGATTTCATTACTTTGTACCTTTGAAGAACGGCTGGACGGATTTCTTGGAGGTATGTATGCCTCGAAATCAGCTTTCCCCTATTGTCCCATAAAAAGTGGTCCCAAAATAAGTTCCAATGATCCCAAATTTACGATGTTCCAAACCAGATTATTAGGAAGTATGTGTCACAACAATAAAGTTGAGACAGTATTTCTGTATAAACTGTCAATAACAATAAACTCAAAATCAACACAGATTCAAATGTCTTTattcaaatgtcatttattATTGAACAAACAGATCTCCGGTGATTAAAGGCAAATTTCCACTGTCTGGAATTACCATAATTActattacaaaaatacaactgttttcaacagacaaaaaaaacacaacaactttCCGTCCAACTTCCACTTGTTACGGTACTAAATTTACAGCAAGTGGTCCCTGTAAAGGAGTCTGGGAGTACCGTTcccaaaaatacaactgttttcaacagacaaaaaaaaaaaaaaaaactttccgtcCAACTTCCACTTGTACCGTAACAAGTGGAAGTTGGACGGAAAGATATTTTTAGCGGGCGGGCCGCTAGAGAATCACGGTATAGCTTGGGTAGGAAAACCCGCCATTGTTGACCCAACGCAGGGACCCAACGTACACACTACGCGGAGAAATTGAGCAGACAATATACGTgtaatagttttctttcttcgatATACTGGGTATAATTGCCACATCTAGTGAGAAACCACTTACGGAAATGTGTGTCTGTGGAATGAATATACACTCTTGAAAGCACGTAGGACACCGCTTTATTTGTAATTTGGCGAACTCAGGACGTGCTGCTCAgtgtgcaaaattatgtaacgttgacggctagaagaagcaagctttattaagaaatacagaaaacagattcttatcacaatCCGAGTAGATTCATATACATTATATCtatgccaatatataacagatttttgcactgaaattcggtagatatcagctgtcttgttgtgaaagtatcagaccccgctaaacaaacatgtattctgcaatgaaaacaaacatggccgccgggtggcgtcggtccggcccgtcgtctcatgcattttctgacgatttcttcattccagggccatatgtagattattctgtggcaaaacatagcgacctgtcatgtttactcatcaaaacatactgtatttcagtagattatacactccttcatgtgttttccggtgtttaactgtgttttcctgtgttttccggtaaaaagacTGACCGCTTTTAGACAATAAAAAGCCAAGTAATGCTCACAAACAGAGCAGACCTCACACCCTGTCATTGTCAATCTTCTGAATAAGCATGTCCATAGTTCTAAGTACTAGTATGCATGTGCTGCatcagagtagagtagaatactagtagagtagagtagagtagggtaAAGTAGAGTATACCTCTTTCGGTTGAGCAGGAGGGGACAGGagttgtgggtaatatgtcaaggtgaaggcccctgacttgtaaacagttcttgtctccaCTATTGTCTCAATTTGATTTGAGACaattgtaatctccaaccagatccacggcgtgtaatgtatagtatcaaacttaccgtgaccgtttgactcccttagccggctatattccctggccagctttgatactatcttatggcatcgtaggatctgcttggagattataacaATTGTCCAGATGTGCTTATTGTATGTCTCAGCGGTCAGTCTTAATaccggaaaacacaggaaaccacagttaaacaccggaaaacaccgGAAAACTCATGAAGGAGTGtacaatctactgaaatacagtatgttttgatgagtaaacatgacaggtcgctatg is a genomic window containing:
- the LOC118423966 gene encoding tRNA (uracil(54)-C(5))-methyltransferase homolog (The sequence of the model RefSeq protein was modified relative to this genomic sequence to represent the inferred CDS: added 172 bases not found in genome assembly), whose translation is MAYSTTTKMAAPCRKIFACASRVPIDFSGVSFPERNCFFFQHSTRRVRLAARYVWARSIVSFRKLESSLKPGEPQNVTENTLKDEESIQDRLLKQVIPLWRSGMSYEAQLKWKYHEAAHVLKILARKLSAVCPPDWPVMRQAEENSGMCCPLDNTKPSPITEGYRNKSGFSINKGPDGNEKTVGLFAGRGRRYNIICVPADRCINIPEAHLQVARVYQQYIRSSPLPACILFHEGGHWRDITVRTNVAGDKMVIITFFPGQLSQEDMEAEKSKIVEFFINGPGKVCNITSLYFQASEKTRSTHQEAPYQLLHGEPYIYETCLGRQFRISPEAFFQTNTPGAEVLYQTIAEISGVTANTTLLDICCGTGTIGIVLADSVKKVIGVEVVSQAVEDANVNAVLNDVENAEFICGKAETVLPHLVPELQNTPEVVAVVDPARKGLNPKVTGAIRNCPSLNRLVYISCKPRGETMRNFIELCGPPTGNVQGPPFVPVQAVPIDMFPHTSHVELVVLFERQKAQTV